A genome region from Triticum aestivum cultivar Chinese Spring chromosome 2B, IWGSC CS RefSeq v2.1, whole genome shotgun sequence includes the following:
- the LOC123046575 gene encoding uncharacterized protein isoform X1, with translation MAAPAPGAGAVEVSMGFTSRIGVRVTQDAKAKALVAAKIKEGEDKVRMIGQYAVRTDRAIDALEKKVQDLEAVMDLELMLGQYCADLSDMHKARHYYRAVSLSEKEELSLRQIDDFAAATIAEYEASVGPVPAFDNHLSLFSKDIPLEFPEPLAPPPASSAPASASHHEPAVENGGDVAC, from the exons ATGGCAGCACCGGCgcccggcgccggcgccgtcgAGGTTTCCATG GGTTTCACTTCACGGATTGGCGTTCGTGTCACGCAGGACGCCAAGGCGAAGGCGTTGGTGGCCGCGAAGATCAAGGAAGGGGAGGACAAGGTGCGGATGATAGGACAGTACGCGGTGCGGACGGACCGCGCGATCGACGCGCTGGAGAAAAAGGTGCAGGACCTCGAGGCGGTGATGGATCTCGAGCTGATGCTCGGCCAGTACTGCGCCGACCTCTCGGACATGCACAAGGCGCGCCACTACTACCGTGCCGTCTCGCTCTCGGAGAAAGAGGAGCTGTCCCTCCGCCAAATCGACGACttcgccgccgccaccatcgccgagtATGAGGCCAGCGTCGGCCCCGTCCCGGCCTTCGACAACCACCTCAGCCTGTTCAGCAAAGACATCCCACTGGAGTTCCCCGAACCCTTAGCTCCCCCTCCCGCTTCTTCGGCTCCGGCTTCGGCTTCTCACCACGA GCCTGCTGTGGAGAATGGAGGGGATGTTGCATGCTAA
- the LOC123046575 gene encoding uncharacterized protein isoform X2: MAAPAPGAGAVEVSMDAKAKALVAAKIKEGEDKVRMIGQYAVRTDRAIDALEKKVQDLEAVMDLELMLGQYCADLSDMHKARHYYRAVSLSEKEELSLRQIDDFAAATIAEYEASVGPVPAFDNHLSLFSKDIPLEFPEPLAPPPASSAPASASHHEPAVENGGDVAC, encoded by the exons ATGGCAGCACCGGCgcccggcgccggcgccgtcgAGGTTTCCATG GACGCCAAGGCGAAGGCGTTGGTGGCCGCGAAGATCAAGGAAGGGGAGGACAAGGTGCGGATGATAGGACAGTACGCGGTGCGGACGGACCGCGCGATCGACGCGCTGGAGAAAAAGGTGCAGGACCTCGAGGCGGTGATGGATCTCGAGCTGATGCTCGGCCAGTACTGCGCCGACCTCTCGGACATGCACAAGGCGCGCCACTACTACCGTGCCGTCTCGCTCTCGGAGAAAGAGGAGCTGTCCCTCCGCCAAATCGACGACttcgccgccgccaccatcgccgagtATGAGGCCAGCGTCGGCCCCGTCCCGGCCTTCGACAACCACCTCAGCCTGTTCAGCAAAGACATCCCACTGGAGTTCCCCGAACCCTTAGCTCCCCCTCCCGCTTCTTCGGCTCCGGCTTCGGCTTCTCACCACGA GCCTGCTGTGGAGAATGGAGGGGATGTTGCATGCTAA